The Fulvia fulva chromosome 11, complete sequence genome segment TGTTGAGGTCAATCTCGATGATCTCGTCGTACTCGCAACCCTCGTCTTCGCGAAGCTCCTGTGCGTAGGATCGAGCAAAGTCACCGATGTGCTGTCTCTTGGTGGCCTTCAGGTAGTCGTACATGCGGTCGTTGAATGGGAAAATCGAGGTAGTGGCACCAATTTCGGCACCCATGTTGCAAATCGTTGCCATACCGGTGCAGCTGATGTTCTCAGTGCCTGGACCGAAGTACTCGACGATAGCGCCAGTGCCACCTGCGACAAATCAGAATTAATTGTGGAAAACAACATTGGAGCAAACTGACCCTTAACGGTAAGGATACCTGCCACGCGGAGGATGATGTCCTTGGGCGATGTCCAGCCAGAGAGCTGGCCAGTAAGTCTAACACCGATGATCTTTGGAGCCTTGACCTCCCATGGAAGGTTGGCCATAACATCGACAGCGTCAGCGCCACCGACACCGACTGCGACCATACCAAGACCACCAGCGTTGGGAGTGTGGGAGTCAGTACCGATCATCAGAGCACCTGGGAAAGCGTAGTTCTCGAGGATGATCTGATGAATGATACCACTGCCTGGCTTCCAGAAACCGATGTTGTACTTTGCGCAGGAAGACGAGAGGAAGTCGTAGACCTCCTTGTTGATGCTGAGGTAAGGTTAGCAAGTGCCGCAGAAGCCACAGCATTCTGTACTTACTCGTATGCACGGGCAAGATCCTGTTAGATAGTGTTAGCCTCGCATTTCACATGTTTGTGTCTGCTATAGAATGAACCATACCTTCTCACCACCGACCTGTGCCTCAATCAAGTGGTCACAGTGGACAGTTGTGGGTGTTGCTACACTGGGCATGCCAGCGCTCATGAACTGCAGAATAGCCATCTGAGCTGTGGCATCTTGACACGCGACTCTGTCCGGCCTGAGCTTCAAGTAGCTCTTGCCACGCTCAATGTCCTGACCATGCGGGTCATCCAAATGCGAGTATAGGATCTTCTCGGCGTATGTGAGAGGTCGGTTCAGGCGTTTCCGCACAATATTGAGGTTCTCGTTCATGCCGGCGTAGTTGATGTAGTGGCCCTTCTCCGAGTTGGTCATCTCGACCTTCTTGGTGAGCGGGCTGTCATTGACGGTAGCAAACGTCCGGCGGCCCAGCCGGGGCTGTTGCAATGGAGTGTTAGCGATGCCGATGGCTCCATGGCTGGTGTGCGATAGCTGTTTGAGGAGCTGTTATCGCTGTGAAACACATACCAGCTGGCGCGCTGCCAATCGTGCCGACAACATCCTGATATGCTTCCCAGCTGCGGTCTGAGCGGTGGTGAAGCTGAGTGGAGGGGAGATGGGCGTGTTGATGAGTGCGTGCGCTATAAGTGAAGAAGACGCTGTGGCTGTCGAGCGAACAAAAGAGACATGGCCGTAAGCTGCCAGAGTTCTCCGGCAAAGCGAGGACACCACCTTTAGCAGCTCTGCTATTGGCTCTTGGGGCAATCCACGTCCTCGGCTACTCGGGAACAGTCGACCTGCAGACCCGTGAGACCATCAAATTCTCGCGCCTAGACGATTCGCGGCAACAGCTGCTGCGCGGGTGTCGGCCGAGTGACAGAGGAAGTGCTCTTATTCAGCGTTGCATGTGAATCTGATAGGCCATATGGCACATTTCTGCGGACTCAGCACAACCGTTTCGACTACTTGCACGGCCAGAATCCTCGCAGACTCTCCATCAGCAGCAGGCGTGTGCAGACCACGTCCGCCACCCCACGACTTGCTGCCGCTCCTGATCGTGTGCCAGCCGAGGCCGCCGCGTGCATTCCGCGTTTCGCAGCGATATCGCTAATTTTCGCTCGTGCTCCTGCAAGCGGTTTTACACAGACCAC includes the following:
- a CDS encoding Aconitate hydratase, mitochondrial, which translates into the protein MLSARLAARQLPRLGRRTFATVNDSPLTKKVEMTNSEKGHYINYAGMNENLNIVRKRLNRPLTYAEKILYSHLDDPHGQDIERGKSYLKLRPDRVACQDATAQMAILQFMSAGMPSVATPTTVHCDHLIEAQVGGEKDLARAYDINKEVYDFLSSSCAKYNIGFWKPGSGIIHQIILENYAFPGALMIGTDSHTPNAGGLGMVAVGVGGADAVDVMANLPWEVKAPKIIGVRLTGQLSGWTSPKDIILRVAGILTVKGGTGAIVEYFGPGTENISCTGMATICNMGAEIGATTSIFPFNDRMYDYLKATKRQHIGDFARSYAQELREDEGCEYDEIIEIDLNTLEPHINGPFTPDLATPLSKFKDAVKENKWPEELKVGLIGSCTNSSYEDMSRAASIAQDALDHGIKAKAMFTVTPGSEQIRATIERDGQLKTLEDFGGMVLANACGPCIGML